TTCGAAGGTATCGACAGTCCGGTGCGCGGCGCACGTCCGGGCGACGTCGACCTCGTCGTCGTGCGGGAGAACACCGAAGGCGAGTACAGCGAGATCGGCGGACGTCTGAACCAGGGCACGTCCGAGGAGCTGGCCGTCCAGGAATCGGTGTTCACGCGGGCCGGGGTCACCCGGATCGCCGACTTCGCTTTCTCGCTCGCCGCTCGCCGCCGGGGGAAGCTCACTTCCGCCACCAAGTCCAACGGCATCATCCACACCATGCCGTTCTGGGACGAGCTGATCGCGGAGCGGGCCGCCGGGCACCCCGGCGTGACCTGGGACCAGGAGCACATCGACGCGCTGGCGGCCAAGTTCGTCCTCGACCCCGCCCGCTTCGACGTCGTCGTCGCCTCCAACCTCTTCGGCGACATCCTGAGCGACCTCGCGTCCGCGGTCGCCGGATCCATCGGCATCGCCCCGTCGGCCAACCTCAACCCCGAGCGCGACTTCCCCTCGATGTTCGAGCCGGTGCACGGTTCCGCGCCCGACATCGCGGGCCGGGGTATCGCCAACCCGCTGGGCGCGATCTGGTCCGCGGCCCTGATGCTCGACCACCTCGGCCATCACGCCGCGGCCGGGGACATCACGGACGCGATCGCGTCGGTCCTGGCCAAGAGCGATACCCGCACCCGTGACCTGGGCGGAACCGCGACCACCGCCGAGTTCACCGACAAGCTGATCGAGTTGCTCTGAGCCGTCTGCTTCCGCGGTGGGCGGCGGTGACGACGCCACCCGCCGCTCGCCGGGCCACTCCGGCGCGCTGCGCCTCTTTCCGATCTGCGCCCTACCGGCACCCGTGGCAGGGGTCGTTCGAACGGTGCGGGGCGCTCTGCGGTATCGACGATGCCGACTGCCCGGCCCCGTGGTGGGGGCCCGCCTGCTCCAGTCGGGCCCCCACCACGGGGCCGGACCGTCGTCGACGCTCTTCAGAGCGGCGCCGGGTGTGCGTACCTGCCCTCGCCGCCCCCGCAGGCGCCTAGCCCGCGTCCAGGACCAGCACCGCGACGTGCAGGGACGTGCGCTGCAGACCTGATTCCAGGTCGCAGCCGAGGAGCCGTTCGATGGTGTGCAGGCGCTGGTAGTACGCCTGCCGCGACATGCCGACGTGTTTCGCCGCGACCGACTTGTTCCCGGCCGCCGCGAGATACGCGCGCAGCGCCGGGAGCAGGTCGCCGTTGTTGCGGTCGTCGTGCTCTATGAGGCGGGTCAGTTGCCGTTCCGCGTACCGCTGAAGGCGCGTGTCCGCGCGCAGGACGCCCAGCAGGTCCGGCAGCTGGACGTCGGCGGGTACGTAGAACCACCGTTCCGGGGAGGCCGCGGTGATGGCCTCGGCGGTCTGCTCCGCCTCCTGCCAGGACCGGGCGATCCCGCCGAGGTCGGTCACGCCGGGGCCGACGGCGACGACCGCCCGCGGTCCGAGTTCTTCCCGGGTCAGCCGGCCGATCCGCTCGGCGACCGGCTGCCAGGCGCTCGCCTGTGCCAGTGCCATGAGGACGCCGATCCGGCCCGGGGCCGTCTCGCCGACCAGGGCGCGCACGCCCGTGTGCGTCAGCGCCTTCGCGATCCGTTCGTCGACGTGCTCGTCCTCGGTGCTGGAGCACGGGTGGCGGATGACCACGGCGAAGAGCCGGTGTCCGGAGGTCGGCAGCCCCAGTGCCTCGGTGCGGGCACGCGCGTCGGCGGAGGAGCGGAAACGCCGTTCGTACAGGTCTCGCAGCACGGAGCGGTGGGCCCGGCGCTCCCACCAGGCCTGCCCCGCAAGGCGCGCCATGGTCAGCGCGACCGCCGCGCTTTCCAGCACGAGGATGTGTTCGGGGTCGGGCTCTGCGTTGAGCCGGCCCTCCAGCAGGACCAGCCGCCCCCACGGCCCGTGGTGGTCCTGCACCGGTGCGATCAGCCACCCCTCCGGGCCGCTCGGCGTGATCGTCTCCGGTGTCGGTGTGGCTCGTGAGCGCCGCGACCAGGCCGAGACCACCGGTTCGTACGGCCGGCCGAGCAGCTCGCACATGAGGACCCGGTGGGTGAGGTCCTCCAGCACCACGGGGGTTCCGGTGAGCTCCGCGGTGGTGTGCACCAGTTCCTCGGGGTCCGCGCCCCGCAGCGTCAGGGCGGTGAAGATGTCCTGGATGTCCCTCCCGCGGCGCAGCAGGGATCCCTGGGCGTCGAGGATGAGCGCGTGCACCGTCTGCGTGACGTCGATGAACCGGACGCCACGGGCCAGCTCGACCAGCGGTACGTCACGAGCGCGGCACGCCGCCACCAGCTCGTGGGGCACCTTCTGGTACCGGTAACCGAGCTCCACGACCAGGCCGGCCGCGCCGACGTCCGCGAGCTGGTCGACGTAGCCGCGCAGCTCGGAGGGGTCCTCGGGATGCGGCATGCCGGTCGTCAGTACCAGCTCGCCGCCCTCCAGGAAGTCTGCGGGGTTGAGGAGCTCGGTGACGTGCACCCAGCGCACCGGGCTGTCCAGCCGTGACTCCCCGGCCAGCACGCGCGGCATCCCTTCGGCGAGCACGGGCAGGAGCAGTACCTCCCTGAGGGTGGGGAAGTGCCCGGTTGCGGTGTGTCTGGGTGGCATAGGGGGTCTTTCTTCTGAGGGAATCCGGCTCACCATGGCACCGGCCACTCATCGTGACAAGAGGCGGCCTGTCATTCGGGCAGTCCGGTCGTCCGCCGTGACAGACCGTCTCGAGAAGGCCCCAAGCCGGAACACAGTGTGGGTTGACCTGCAGGTTCCGCCGGGCGGAAAGTGAACGCCATCCCCGGCAGGATCCGAACTGCAAAAGGTCCGCACGGTATCCGCAGCGTGCTGGGGCCCGACTGCCACCCAGACCACACCATCGAGAGGAGCGACCTCATGCGCATCCCGAAGCGCGTCGCCGTGATCGGTGCCGGCAGCATGGGCAGCCAGGCCATGTGGCGACTGGCCGCCCGCGGAGCCGAGGTCATCGGCTACGACCGGTACGCACCGGGTCACGACCGCGGCGCGGCCGGGGGCGAGAGCCGCATCTACCGAGCCGTCCACCTCGGGGAGCCCGCGTACATTCCTCTGCTGCGGCTGGCGGACCGGATGTGGGAGCAACTGCAGGCGGAGACGGGCCGGTCGCTGCGACGCGGCAGCGGCAGCCTGGTGATGGGGGAGGCCTCCTCACCCTCCATGAGCCTCCTCCTCTCCACCAGCACCGCCCAGGGACTGGATCACGAGGTCCTGGAGAGGGAGGAACTTGCCCGCCGCTACCCGCAGCACCGGCTCCCGGACGGACACATCGCCGTCCTGGACCGGTTGGGCGCCGTCATCAGGCCGGAGGCGTCCATCCAGGCCGCCGCCGGCCGTGCCGAGCAGCTGGGCGCCCGACTGCACCGCTACACCACGGTGCGCGAGCTCGTCCCCGCGGCGGGCGGCGGGGTGCGGGTCGTCACCGACCAGGGCACGGACCATGTGGACGTCGCCGTGGTGACCGTGGGCCCCTGGATCAACACCCTGCTCCCGGACCTTCCCCAAGCCGTCGACGTCCGCCGGGTGGTCTGCTCCTGGCACCTGCCCACCCGCCACGACTGGTTCGCGGGCGGTGCTCCTCCGTTCGTGCGCGCCGTACCGCACGACTGCTTCGGAATCCCGTCGCCCGACGGCATCTCCGTCAAGCTCGGTCTCTCCTTCAAGTACCACGCGCCGGTGCCCGAGCCCGAACGGCTCGACCGTACCGTCCGCCCCGAGGAACTCGGCACCTTCCGCGAGCTCATCGATGAACTCATGCCCGACCTGAACCCCGACCCCATCAGGATGTCGGCCTACATGGAGGGCTACACGCAGTCCGGAAACCCGCTCGTCGGTCATCTCCCCGGCGAGGACGACATCATCGTCATGGCCGGCTTCTCCGGCAGCGGCTTCAAGATCTCGCCCGCGATGGGAGAGATCGCGGCAGACCTGGCGCTGGACGGCACCACCCGGCACCCCGTCGCCTTCCTCGCTCCGGCGGGAGTCGGCGCCGCCTGATCCCCGGCGATCGTCCACGGCAGCGCCCTGCGCTCCGACCGATCTGTCGTGCGCATGTCAAAAAGTCCTGCCGGCCATGACCGGTTACCGACGCACAAGAGACTGGAGTACTTCCATGCCCATCCCCTCGTTCCAGTTCCGCCCGAAGTACGTGTCGTTCGACTGTTACGGCACGTTGATCGAGTGGCCGATGACCCCCATCACCCGTGAACTCGTCGGTGACCAGATCCCGGCCGAGCACTGGGACCGGTTCGTCAAGGAGTTCCGCGGCTACCGCTACGACTCGATCCTCGACGCGTTCCGTCCCTACGAGCAGACGCTGCAGGACGCCTTCGAGGCGGTCTGCCGCAAGTGGGGCGTCAAGGCCGCCCCGGACGCCGGCAAGCGGTTGGCCGACGGCGTGCGCAGCTGGGGCCCGCACGCGGATGTGCCGGAACCGCTGAAGAAGATGGGCGAGCACTACAAGCTGGTGATCCTCTCCAACGCCGAGGACTCCTTCCTCGCGGAGAGCGTGCCCCGGCTCGGCGCGGACTTCCACGCGGTCTTCACCGCGGAGCAGGCCGGCTACTACAAGCCCCGCTACGCGGCGTTCGAGTACATGCTCGACCAGCTCGACGCCTCCCCCGAGGACTTCGTGCACGTCTCCTCGCACACCCGCTACGACCTGATGCCGATGCACGACTTGGGTTTCCGCAACCTCGTCCTCCTGGACCGCGGCTACGACCCGGTCACCCACGGCTACGACTACGTGACCGTCAAGTCCCTCGACGAGCTCAACCAGATGCTGGGCATCTGACGCGCTACGACGACGTCCCACCCCCCGCCCGATCCACGCATCGTCCCCCGCATCACAGGCTCCCCGTATCCCTCGCATCACAGGCTCCCCGTATCCCCGCGTTCCTCAGGAGGCACCGCCATGGAAATCAACCGGACAGGCCGCAGAACCGTATGTCGCACCTCAGGCGCTGTGGCTGCCGCCATGCATGTCAACAGGCAGTTGAGCATCCCGATCGTCACGACCGCCCTGGCCCTCGCGCTCGCCGCGTGCGGGGCGGGCGCCGCCGGGCAGAACGTGGGGGCGAAGAGCACGGCACAGGGCGGAGGATCCGGCCCGTCCGCCGAGCACACCGACGACATCTCGGTCGGTGTGAAGCCCGACCAGAACGCGGTGAAGCTGCTGCCCGCGGCGGTGAAGGCCAAGGGCACGCTCTCGGTGGCCATGGACCTGTCGTACCCGCCCACCACGTTCATGGCGTCGGACAACAAGACCCCGATCGGATTCAACCCGGACGTGGCCCGGCTGGTCGCCGCCGAACTCGGCCTGAAGCTCCAGATCAACAACGTCAAGTTCGACACCATCATCACCGGCCTGCAGGCCAACCGGTACGACTTCACCGTCTCCACCATGGGCGCCACGACGGACCGGCTGAAGGCGCTCGACATGGTCGACTACTTCAAGGCCGGGACCGGAGTGTCCGTCCCCTACGGCAACCCGCAGAAACTGGGCACCCACACGCTGTGCGGGCACCACGTCGGTGTCACCTCCGGCAGCACCCAGGAGCTGCAGTGGCTGCCCCAGCTGTCCGAACAGGACTGTACGAGCAAGGGCAAGCCGGCCATCAAGGCCGTGACCCTGCCCAGCGTGAACGACGCACTCACCCAGCTGGTCTCCAAGCGGATCGACGCCGTGATGTACGACTTCATCGCGCTCGAGTGGGCGGCCGCGCAGCAGCCCAAGACGTTCGACGTCCTCAAGCCCCTGGTGACCACCAAGCCCGTGACCGTCGCCCTGAAGAAGGACTCCCCGCTGACCCCCGCGGTGAAGGCCGCCCTCCAGTCGATCATCGACAGCCCCAAGTACGCCCAGGCGCTGGGCCGCTGGGGACTCCAGGACCTAGGGATCAAGACCGCGGCCGCGGCCGTCCCGCAGGACTGAGACGCCGATGGACGTGATCGAGACCACGACGACCAGGAGCGGACCGGTGCCCCAACTACGGGCCGAAGAGAAGAAGCGGATCACGCCGAAACGTCCGCGCGACTACGTCGCCTGGGCCGTGGCCATCGCGATCGTCGCCGGTCTGGTGTGGACCGCGGTGACGAACGAGAACTACCGCTGGCCCGTGGTGTTCAGCTACTTCACCACGCAGACCATCCTCGACGGCCTGCTGGTCACGCTGCTCCTGACCGCGGCGAGCATGGGTCTGGGCACGCTGCTGGGGCTGGTGCTGGCGGTGATGCGCATGTCGCGCCAGCGGCCCGTCTCCGGGCTGGCCCAGCTCTACATCGCCTTCTTCCGCGGCACCCCGGTGCTCGTGCAGCTGGTCTTCTGGTTCAACATCGCGGCGCTGTACCCGAATCTCTCGATAGGCATCCCGTTCACCGACGTCTCCACGCCGGTGAACGTGAACGCGATCATGACGCCGATGACCGCGGCCATCGTGGGGCTGACGCTCAACCAGGCCGCCTACATGTCCGAGATCATCCGCGGCGGGTTCGCGTCGGTCAGCCGCGGACAGCACGAGGCCGCGGAGTCCCTGGGCATGTCGGGGTTCACCAAGCTCCGCCACGTGATCATCCCGCAGACCATGCCGGCGATCATCCCGGCCACCGGCAACCAGGTGATCGGCATGCTCAAGGAGACCTCGCTGGTGAGCGTGCTCGGCGTCGCCGACCTGCTGCAGAGCGCCCAGGCGATCTACGCCCGCAACTACCAGACGATCCCGCTGCTGATCGTGGCCAGCCTCTGGTACCTGATCATGACGCTGGTGCTGAGCGTGCCGCAGTCCATGATCGAGCGCCGCTTCTCCCGCTCCACCCGGGCACGGCTGACCCCGGCCGCCACCGCGGCCGAGACCGGGGCCGGTCAGCCCGTTCCCACCACGAGGGAGTCCCTGCTGTGAACCCGGACGGAACGATCGTCGCACGCAAGCTGTGCAAGAGCTTCGGACGTCACCAGGTCCTGCGTGACATCGACCTGACCGTCGCGGCCGGGGAGATCTCCTGCATCATCGGACCGAGCGGATCGGGCAAATCCACCCTCCTTCGGTGCATCAACGGGCTGGAGACCGTCGACCGCGGAGTCCTCAAGGTCAACGGAGAGGACTTCGGCTACGTCGAGAAGGACGACGCCTACCACGCCGTCCGCCCCAAACGGCTGGCCGAACAGCGCGCCCGCATCGGCATGGTGTTCCAGCAGTTCAACCTGTTCCCGAACATGACCGCCGAGAGCAACGTCATGGCCGGACCGGTGCTGGTGCAGAAGAAGAACCGCGCCGCCTGCCGGCAGCAGGCACGAGAACTGCTGGCCAGGGTCGGCCTGGAGGGGTGCGGCCACAAGTACCCCGCCCAGCTCTCCGGCGGTCAGCAGCAGCGCGTGGCCATCGCCCGCGCGCTGGCGATGGAGCCCACCATCATGCTGTTCGACGAACCCACCAGCGCGCTGGACCCCGAACGCGTGGGCGAAGTACTCGCCGTCATGCGCGACCTCGCCGGCAACGGAATGACCATGCTGCTCGTCACCCACGAGATGGGCTTCGCCCGCGAGGTCGCCGACGAGATCCTCTTCATGGACGAAGGCGTCGCGGTCGAACGCGGCGACGCACGCGAAGTGCTGGCCAACCCACGCGAAAAGCGAACGCAGGCCTTCCTCGAAAGGGTGCTGTAGAAGCGGCCCGCACTCGCGGAAGCGGCTCCGGCAGCGGGTCTGGTGAAGACGGCGGCTGACTTTGCTTCCGCACCCTGCCGGTCCCGGTCCTCAACGCCCTTCAGTTCGACTCCGATCCGACCGTCACAGCGCTGTCAGCGTCGTCGGCCGGGCCCTTGGTGGTGCCCGGCCGCCCCTCACTACGAGATCCCCCGCAGAGGACCCGAGATGAAGACGATTCCCTACTGGATAGACACCGCCGGGTCGTTTCCCGACCGATCCGGCAAGCCGCTGACCGAGGACACCGACCTGGTGGTCATCGGCGCCGGCCTGACGGGTCTTTCCACCGCCCTGCACTCCGCCCGCAAGGGCGCCCGCGTCACCCTCGTCGAGAAGGGCCAGATCGGCTCCGGCGCCTCCGCCCGCAACGGTGGCATGGCCAACCTGGGCTTCACCATCGGCGTGGGCCAGGCCGTCCGCCGGTACGGACTCGAACGGGCCCGCGAGATCTACAACTCCTACGGCGAGGCCGTGGACACCGTCGAGCGGCTCGTGAGCGAGGAGTCCATCGACTGCCAGTTCCGCCGCGTCGGACGTCTGGGCGTCGCGTCCCGCCCTGCCCACTTCGAGAGCAAGAAGGCTCAACAGCGCGACCTGGCCAAGTACTTCGGCCACGAGACCACTCTGATCGGCAAGGCCGAGCTGCGTTCCGAGATCGGCTCCGACGCCTACCACGGCGGCCTCCTCGACCCGTTCAGCGCCGCCCTGCACGTCGGCCGCTTCGTGCGGGGTATGGCCGAGGCGTGCGAGCGCGCCGGTGTGGAGATCCACGAGCGCAACGCTGCCATCGGCGTACGGCGTACCGCCGCCGGACGGTTCGAGGTCGATACCGAGCGCGGTGTGATCCGTGCCGGGCAGGTC
The window above is part of the Streptomyces sp. NBC_00425 genome. Proteins encoded here:
- a CDS encoding amino acid ABC transporter permease; translation: MDVIETTTTRSGPVPQLRAEEKKRITPKRPRDYVAWAVAIAIVAGLVWTAVTNENYRWPVVFSYFTTQTILDGLLVTLLLTAASMGLGTLLGLVLAVMRMSRQRPVSGLAQLYIAFFRGTPVLVQLVFWFNIAALYPNLSIGIPFTDVSTPVNVNAIMTPMTAAIVGLTLNQAAYMSEIIRGGFASVSRGQHEAAESLGMSGFTKLRHVIIPQTMPAIIPATGNQVIGMLKETSLVSVLGVADLLQSAQAIYARNYQTIPLLIVASLWYLIMTLVLSVPQSMIERRFSRSTRARLTPAATAAETGAGQPVPTTRESLL
- a CDS encoding PucR family transcriptional regulator; translation: MPPRHTATGHFPTLREVLLLPVLAEGMPRVLAGESRLDSPVRWVHVTELLNPADFLEGGELVLTTGMPHPEDPSELRGYVDQLADVGAAGLVVELGYRYQKVPHELVAACRARDVPLVELARGVRFIDVTQTVHALILDAQGSLLRRGRDIQDIFTALTLRGADPEELVHTTAELTGTPVVLEDLTHRVLMCELLGRPYEPVVSAWSRRSRATPTPETITPSGPEGWLIAPVQDHHGPWGRLVLLEGRLNAEPDPEHILVLESAAVALTMARLAGQAWWERRAHRSVLRDLYERRFRSSADARARTEALGLPTSGHRLFAVVIRHPCSSTEDEHVDERIAKALTHTGVRALVGETAPGRIGVLMALAQASAWQPVAERIGRLTREELGPRAVVAVGPGVTDLGGIARSWQEAEQTAEAITAASPERWFYVPADVQLPDLLGVLRADTRLQRYAERQLTRLIEHDDRNNGDLLPALRAYLAAAGNKSVAAKHVGMSRQAYYQRLHTIERLLGCDLESGLQRTSLHVAVLVLDAG
- a CDS encoding haloacid dehalogenase type II, which produces MPIPSFQFRPKYVSFDCYGTLIEWPMTPITRELVGDQIPAEHWDRFVKEFRGYRYDSILDAFRPYEQTLQDAFEAVCRKWGVKAAPDAGKRLADGVRSWGPHADVPEPLKKMGEHYKLVILSNAEDSFLAESVPRLGADFHAVFTAEQAGYYKPRYAAFEYMLDQLDASPEDFVHVSSHTRYDLMPMHDLGFRNLVLLDRGYDPVTHGYDYVTVKSLDELNQMLGI
- a CDS encoding amino acid ABC transporter ATP-binding protein; protein product: MNPDGTIVARKLCKSFGRHQVLRDIDLTVAAGEISCIIGPSGSGKSTLLRCINGLETVDRGVLKVNGEDFGYVEKDDAYHAVRPKRLAEQRARIGMVFQQFNLFPNMTAESNVMAGPVLVQKKNRAACRQQARELLARVGLEGCGHKYPAQLSGGQQQRVAIARALAMEPTIMLFDEPTSALDPERVGEVLAVMRDLAGNGMTMLLVTHEMGFAREVADEILFMDEGVAVERGDAREVLANPREKRTQAFLERVL
- a CDS encoding tartrate dehydrogenase; this translates as MTTNHRIALIPGDGIGAEVLPPAQQVLDVLGRRHGFSLSYTSYDWSCERYLREGAMMPADGIDQLRDKDAILLGAVGYPGVPDHVSLWGLLIPIRRSFRQYVNLRPIRVFEGIDSPVRGARPGDVDLVVVRENTEGEYSEIGGRLNQGTSEELAVQESVFTRAGVTRIADFAFSLAARRRGKLTSATKSNGIIHTMPFWDELIAERAAGHPGVTWDQEHIDALAAKFVLDPARFDVVVASNLFGDILSDLASAVAGSIGIAPSANLNPERDFPSMFEPVHGSAPDIAGRGIANPLGAIWSAALMLDHLGHHAAAGDITDAIASVLAKSDTRTRDLGGTATTAEFTDKLIELL
- a CDS encoding NAD(P)/FAD-dependent oxidoreductase gives rise to the protein MKTIPYWIDTAGSFPDRSGKPLTEDTDLVVIGAGLTGLSTALHSARKGARVTLVEKGQIGSGASARNGGMANLGFTIGVGQAVRRYGLERAREIYNSYGEAVDTVERLVSEESIDCQFRRVGRLGVASRPAHFESKKAQQRDLAKYFGHETTLIGKAELRSEIGSDAYHGGLLDPFSAALHVGRFVRGMAEACERAGVEIHERNAAIGVRRTAAGRFEVDTERGVIRAGQVMTATDAYTDKNFPWLRRQQVCVGSFIIVTEPLGEELARDIIPKARLIVDSNKVCHYFRLTPDNRLLFGGRARFAPSDPTSDKKSGAVLFREMCGIFPQLSRTRIEYVWGGSVGFAMDRIVHAGQTEDGVYYSMGYAGHGVQMATHMGQVMAEVMDGHPEVSPVRDIAPPRIPLYNGTAWFLPFAGAYYKTLDRIR
- a CDS encoding ABC transporter substrate-binding protein, which codes for MHVNRQLSIPIVTTALALALAACGAGAAGQNVGAKSTAQGGGSGPSAEHTDDISVGVKPDQNAVKLLPAAVKAKGTLSVAMDLSYPPTTFMASDNKTPIGFNPDVARLVAAELGLKLQINNVKFDTIITGLQANRYDFTVSTMGATTDRLKALDMVDYFKAGTGVSVPYGNPQKLGTHTLCGHHVGVTSGSTQELQWLPQLSEQDCTSKGKPAIKAVTLPSVNDALTQLVSKRIDAVMYDFIALEWAAAQQPKTFDVLKPLVTTKPVTVALKKDSPLTPAVKAALQSIIDSPKYAQALGRWGLQDLGIKTAAAAVPQD
- the solA gene encoding N-methyl-L-tryptophan oxidase, which produces MRIPKRVAVIGAGSMGSQAMWRLAARGAEVIGYDRYAPGHDRGAAGGESRIYRAVHLGEPAYIPLLRLADRMWEQLQAETGRSLRRGSGSLVMGEASSPSMSLLLSTSTAQGLDHEVLEREELARRYPQHRLPDGHIAVLDRLGAVIRPEASIQAAAGRAEQLGARLHRYTTVRELVPAAGGGVRVVTDQGTDHVDVAVVTVGPWINTLLPDLPQAVDVRRVVCSWHLPTRHDWFAGGAPPFVRAVPHDCFGIPSPDGISVKLGLSFKYHAPVPEPERLDRTVRPEELGTFRELIDELMPDLNPDPIRMSAYMEGYTQSGNPLVGHLPGEDDIIVMAGFSGSGFKISPAMGEIAADLALDGTTRHPVAFLAPAGVGAA